Sequence from the Temnothorax longispinosus isolate EJ_2023e chromosome 6, Tlon_JGU_v1, whole genome shotgun sequence genome:
AATCAAGAGTGTCTCGAAGTAATAGCTCAGTCAGCGCGTATCATTCTAGAGACTTTAGATATCATTCTCTTTCCCCAGGCCCACGATCTTCCACAGCACCATGTACGCCAGGAACACCAGGAATTAGCCCTATCATGTCAAGAGCTAGTAGCGTTAGCAATAATGTACCTGATATTGCACCACAGGTAATAAAAACTTCTATAGAATCTGCCTTGTTCTgaaatgaatattttcttacaaaaatctttttttttttttaatttgtttgtttaCGGGATTAATACAAAGCAGTttgttaaaacatttttctttgcaGCCTGCATGGAAATCTGTTATCTTTAAGCATTTTTTCTTCACGCAGGTATATCATATCTGAAGATATGGTAGatgcttattttttttagcatagcattattatagtattattagtattattaatagatattaatattattaataacccAGATAGCAGAGTGCGTCAAATGACGTTATAATGCCGTCAAAGTGACGTCTCTAACGACAACAATCCGTCACTTTGACTGCACTATTACGCCACTTGACGCCACTCTGCTATCTGGGAAGTTGTAtatgtttcaatttatttctaatatttaaaaaaatatatatacatatttattatctcaatctttcttaattaaaaatatgtgaaatatacatattctattGTTAGTTTTGCTACTTTTTAAAAccaactttattaattaatgacgaacatttttcaaaatagttgttttaaatatatttatacatttcttttttagattCCTCCATTGCCTATGAATTATAGACCAACTGTTCCACCTGCCATATGCGGAACACCATTTTTGGATGATGAAAAGTTGAATGTATTAAAAGTGATAGAGAAGAAACCAAATAGCAATCTTATAGATTTGAATAGTTTCGAGCAAACAGAGGACAAAACAAATGTACGAGTTAGCGTGTTGGAAGCATTCGATCCGTTACTTATTAAGACTGACAACGGAAATAATTCTATACCAGAGCATAAAGATGGTAAATTAtcaaatctcattttttctaaattattaatatggtataaaataattacagaataattatagtataaaataatataatatgtcaaATTTAAAACTCGAAACATGTGACTAAAAATGGAAGTACAttctgttattttaatattaataaataacattgaataatttttacagattcACAATCACAAGTTAGTGGCAGTGTATATGATCCATTCGATCCGTTTGATTATATGTACAGCACAAATGAAAGTGTCAACTCGGATCCCGTTTATGCTGCTGTGGAAAAATCTGCGAAATCGCCAGCTGTATCGCCAGCTGCACCACCTCCACTGCCTCCTCGAAATTCATCTGCATGGAATACCATAGAGAGACGAAGAACTTCCTTAGATCGTCGAGTAAGTTGCGAAAAAATTTCTgtctaatttttcataaaataattgttatactttaatattattttcagcaGAAGCGTCAAACACGATTATACGAAAACTTAACAGTCATTAAAACTAGATCATCTCTGCATGATTGTGATCTGAAGGCATTTCACAACATGATAAAGTCTATACGAAGTTAGTAGAGAACCTTTTGTTCTATAATGGTATATTGATACATCTTTGTTGCTTACAATTTGGTTCAATTTCAGGCGAGTTTCCGTTTAATAATCCTAGTACAAATATTGGATACGTTGTTAGCCCAATAATGGAGAATCTATATCCAGATGGTACAAGTATAAAATTAGTAGTCCATCCACAATTACTCAATAACGATAAAGATCCTGTATCATCTATTACTTTCACTTGTAATggtaagttaaaaaaaaaatctttttttttccaaagtaAGAttactttctctcttttgtaTCTAAAGCAAATCGTTTTAAACATGTTTCAGTGAATTGCAGTGTCGAGCATGTTATCTTGAACGTCGCTTGTTCCTTGGAGGATGAAGATACAgtaaatgtagaaaaatattgtttaagagTATGGGGATTAGCTGAATACCTTGCACCTAACACAACTTTAGCACAATACGAATACATACATCTATgcattaaattagaaaaagatatcgaATTAGCTATAATGAGCAGGGCACAAATTAAACAATCCATTGCTCGAACGGTCAGTATcagacatatatgtatattgtatacatattataatgtatCGCAAGCAGACTGTTCAAAccattattcttttttttccagcTACAAGATGATAATTGTGATCAAACTCTAAAATTAGAAGATATTCTACCAAATGAACCGTCACAGCCTATTTCATATGATAcattagttattttattaggtatgtttacacacacacatgcatatgaaaagaaattgtttgtctataatatatttatattgcacattgaattttaatattacgttATGGATTATAGAAACAGTAGAAAAGGAAATGGAACGCGTAGAAACTGCAGCGTTACAATTGGCAACCACAAATCAAGGTTCTACCTTATTACCTCAACTTCAACCGCACGGCGTAGTGCAAGCAGTTAAAGCAGTGTGTGCCTTAATGGGAAACATCGAGACATTCGAGATCACGGAAGCTATTGACAATTTCGTGAATGCTTGCTGCCAATTTTTGCCGCAAGCTCACACAGCTAATATAGACTGTAAAAAGCCCGAGATTATACACGAAGATGGCGATTATGCTGTGGTTACTTTGAGGAAAAAGTTTCCTGATGTGATCGCTTCTCATTGTCATAAAATTCGCGATGCTATTCAGGAACTCGTCGAGACCTACTGTCATGCGTTTAGGGTCGATTTTCAACTAAATAACAAAGGAGAATTTTCGACAAGTAAGAAGGCTAATcctattgcaataatatactttgtagaagataaaattttatgatataatcatgatatatttttccttaacAGATACACTGATTGCGACAGAAGTAATTGATACTATTCTGGTGCGTGTTGGAGCTCTGCACAGGCTACCAACCACGTGGAAACACGACGATTATATAGTGGCAGCTCAAATCTTTCACGGAACCAGACCTGTGGGAAATCCAGTTTTATCAGAACCAATGACGGTTAgcacaaatttttatccaaggattttatttaattcgtgGTAAGTACGAAAAGACGCTTACAATACTCAAGAATGCCAGTTggatttaatacaaattatataatttatataaggtTGGAATTTCGTGGAATAAGTGTATGTCAAGTACCACGGGAAGCTAGACTTGTGTTAGTTCTTTACGGACGTACGCTGCAGCCTGCGGAGCACGAATCCAACTCATCCGCGGAAAACGCGATGCAGAAAGAAGAACTGGGATGGGGTGCTATACAATTCTTCGATTATGACGGGTAAATGATGTGTCTGCTACATTTCACGAATTGTTCCTCGCATTCGGCTTTTTATCTTCGAAACTTTTACAATTTGTATTTTCGTTGCTTCATATCATGCACGGTTTTATGTACcttcattttatttctagCGTTATGAGCCAAGGGAGTTTTTTTCTGTCCCTTTGGCCAGCCATTGCAGACAAACGATTAGGTCCGGCGCCGGCGCCTGGAATTCATCCACGTGGCGATACTCATCCTATAATAGGAGTAGAATTACCCGATTATGGAGGAAAAGTATTATTCCCCAATTCCTCGGAATTGCGAGATTATGACGTGGAATCGTTAGACTTCAACTCGTTAGATCAAAATACAcaagaattattaatagatattacaCAGCAAGATACATTCTCGAggtatgttaataatatatgattaaaaatatagaaagacttaaattttttaaatctttgacATTTTGCAAAAGCTGATTCCTATTTCTAGACCGCCTATCGATGAGAGAGAAATTCTATGGGAGAAGAGGCATTATTTACACGACAGACCTGAAGCTTTACCAAAAGTATTACTAGCTGCACACAGTTGGGATTGGGCGTGTCTACCGGATTTACATGCGTCGCTTAGAATTTGGAGTCCACTGCCTCCGGTACAAGCGTTACAATTACTTTTACCATGGTATGTATTTCTATCGATTATTTCTCTATTACAACTCCTGAAGAATCGTCTCGTAGAACGCtgcaatttctatttttttgcagCTTCCCAGATATGAAAGTCAGAGAGATGGCAGTTGACTGGATTCGCGAATTAAGTAATGACGAATTGGTCGATTATCTGCCGCAGTTACTTCAAGCGATGAAACACGAGACATACGAAGCATCACCTCTTACTCGATTCTTATTAGAACGTGCCTTACTTTCGCCGAGAGTGGCTCATTATATTTACTGGTTACTAAATCAAGCGCTGCCGGGACAAAGTCCCCAGGTACAGGTTGGGTTGATCAGCATTGGTGACATTAAATGCTTACGCATTTGTATTAAATGCTTACAGTATGGAttgtagataaaaaataacttttttaattaaagttgtaGAGAATTGCTTCatgcgatatatattattaataataatataaacttttctatattaaataataaaggctttttattttatagaattctGGTGAAATTGCCGCGGAAGATGATAAAGCTATCAGTTGTGCTCGTTATCAACGAAGATTGCAGTTAATGTTGAGAGCGTTATTAGCAGTTATCGGAGATGCGCTGAGAAAGAGTTTCCTCACTCAACAATTGCTAGTTAAAGTGCGCCTTAACTTTTGTATCTTGCTTATTTTAAACAGTCTTGTTTATTTCGAATATACTTTAAGTCGTAATCCGTACAGAACCTGCACGAAGTGGCTGAgaatatcaaaattacaaaggAATCGTTACGAATGGATACGCTTAAAACTggtttacaaaatatacacTGCCAGTTAATGGAAGACGATGGAACATGCTTACCACTGTCTCCTAGCAAACTAGTGTTCGGTATCAATGTACAGACATGTGCCTATTTCCCGTCGTTCACTCTTCCGTTgaaaattaactttatcaGTTGTGACAATGTTATAAGCCCAGCAATCTTCAAGGTACGTTTTTGCGATGGGTAATCCgtaaaaattttctacaaaacactattttcttcgaaattaatatcgaaaaatttgatattaacaTACATTGTACTTTTTGTTTCCAGGTGGGCGATGATTTGCAGCAGGATATGTTGACTCTCCAAATGGTACGCATTATGGACAAATTGTGGTTGAAGGAAGGCCTCGATTTGAAAATGGTCACTTTCGCCTGTGTGCCCACTGGTCACAAACGCGGAATGATAGAAATGGTAACAGACGCAGAAACGTTACGGAAGATCCAAGTTGAGTTTGGGCTAACCGGATCGTTTAAGGATCGACCGATCGCGGAGTGGCTTGCGAAGCATAATTCTTCAGAATTAGAATATGAGAGGGCGGTAGAAAATTTCACTGCTTCTTGTGCCGGCTATAGCGTTGCCACTTACATTTTAGGAATTTGTGATAGACATAATGATAATATCATGCTAAAGACATCTGGTCACTTGTTTCATATTGACTTTGGAAAGTTTCTCGGTGACGCACAAATGTTTGGAAACTTCAAGAGGTGAGTATGTTATATTTCATCTATTTCTGGATTATACTATGTAccatattcttattttaaatataaaagatgagAGATATATGTAATcttatgttacatttttaatcaGAGATAGGACGCCATTTGTGCTGACGTCCGATATGGCATATGTTATAAATGGTGGTGATAAACCTTCAGCGAAATTTCATCATTTCGTGGACTTGTGCTGCCAAGCTTTTAATATAGTGCGAAAACATGGAAATCTTATTCTTCATCTTTTTGGACTGGtatgttttaaaatagttttaagcTTAGAGGTAAATAATTGGTCACTAATGTGGTAcaagtaacatatataaatcttttagttttcaataatttttttacacaaatagCTATATACGACAACcttcgttaaattttattaacgtaatatttttaaattttagtttagataaataaattttaaacagctcaaatttaagtaatattgaataaattattttgggaagatataattttagtatGAATAgctgatatatattttgaattaatttctattataaatgcacatacattttatgcaaaggttttgaaaaattttagaatatatttgaaataaagaatttatcagTTGTATGGTCACCACACCGTTATGAAAACAATAAAACCACAACGGAAGAACATATCCGTGTGCTTTATCAGAAACCGGACCGCTATCTCACTAAACTATATGCGATGTAGTTAATTAGTATTTATCGCCCGCGCTCCCATAATATCGTATGTTGCAGCAGTCTGAGTCAATCATgttaagagtaaagtaccGTTGGGAGTGAATAAAAAAGTTGAGGAATCATTATAAAGTCCAATAGCATTTATATAAGGATCGCGCggtgtaaaaaaatagatttatttgttgttttaatattcaacGAATAAATCGCAATGGATAAGTTAATATCGCGAAAGAATCTTCTCAGTGATCTGCACAA
This genomic interval carries:
- the Pi3k68d gene encoding phosphatidylinositol 4-phosphate 3-kinase C2 domain-containing subunit beta isoform X5 — its product is MSHYSRNTCDQKTAVIDHEKKYQEDLEQAKALSLESLALEKYRLEKLRLELSNVQQACLAQNNVCNTNSVSETDSLQGERLQCRSRPRPGSINTNQKSTVILAPPPPIPCRRNSTTTASNQDSSTDLINFTSPVKQDNLAEYCSAPPPPPPKAASLEPKWDTHPSLLKKQSRVSRSNSSVSAYHSRDFRYHSLSPGPRSSTAPCTPGTPGISPIMSRASSVSNNVPDIAPQIPPLPMNYRPTVPPAICGTPFLDDEKLNVLKVIEKKPNSNLIDLNSFEQTEDKTNVRVSVLEAFDPLLIKTDNGNNSIPEHKDDSQSQVSGSVYDPFDPFDYMYSTNESVNSDPVYAAVEKSAKSPAVSPAAPPPLPPRNSSAWNTIERRRTSLDRRQKRQTRLYENLTVIKTRSSLHDCDLKAFHNMIKSIRSEFPFNNPSTNIGYVVSPIMENLYPDGTSIKLVVHPQLLNNDKDPVSSITFTCNVNCSVEHVILNVACSLEDEDTVNVEKYCLRVWGLAEYLAPNTTLAQYEYIHLCIKLEKDIELAIMSRAQIKQSIARTLQDDNCDQTLKLEDILPNEPSQPISYDTLVILLETVEKEMERVETAALQLATTNQGSTLLPQLQPHGVVQAVKAVCALMGNIETFEITEAIDNFVNACCQFLPQAHTANIDCKKPEIIHEDGDYAVVTLRKKFPDVIASHCHKIRDAIQELVETYCHAFRVDFQLNNKGEFSTNTLIATEVIDTILVRVGALHRLPTTWKHDDYIVAAQIFHGTRPVGNPVLSEPMTVSTNFYPRILFNSWLEFRGISVCQVPREARLVLVLYGRTLQPAEHESNSSAENAMQKEELGWGAIQFFDYDGVMSQGSFFLSLWPAIADKRLGPAPAPGIHPRGDTHPIIGVELPDYGGKVLFPNSSELRDYDVESLDFNSLDQNTQELLIDITQQDTFSRPPIDEREILWEKRHYLHDRPEALPKVLLAAHSWDWACLPDLHASLRIWSPLPPVQALQLLLPCFPDMKVREMAVDWIRELSNDELVDYLPQLLQAMKHETYEASPLTRFLLERALLSPRVAHYIYWLLNQALPGQSPQVQNSGEIAAEDDKAISCARYQRRLQLMLRALLAVIGDALRKSFLTQQLLVKNLHEVAENIKITKESLRMDTLKTGLQNIHCQLMEDDGTCLPLSPSKLVFGINVQTCAYFPSFTLPLKINFISCDNVISPAIFKVGDDLQQDMLTLQMVRIMDKLWLKEGLDLKMVTFACVPTGHKRGMIEMVTDAETLRKIQVEFGLTGSFKDRPIAEWLAKHNSSELEYERAVENFTASCAGYSVATYILGICDRHNDNIMLKTSGHLFHIDFGKFLGDAQMFGNFKRDRTPFVLTSDMAYVINGGDKPSAKFHHFVDLCCQAFNIVRKHGNLILHLFGLMTSSGIPGVTVDAVSYVQKALLPGQTNPEAAATFARMIESSLKSWFTQFNFFLHNLAQMRFSGEHTEGELLSFIPRTYTMQQEGELTSVQVHGYQKRYDPEKYYMYILRIQRKGQPDPTYLFRSYKEFCEFYQKLCIHFPLAKVTSLPSGMSVGRSNIKQVADKRRADIEKFLVSLFKMAPEISQSDLVYTFFHPLLRDQKNPDIRLRKVKVGNNWWAEKRVRDNVQSGQIKLALHYVRGTLSVMVCHARGLPKVANAQEPNTYVKVYLKPDPTKATKRKTKVVKKNCHPSFMEMLEYRMPLEVIRERTLEATIWNHDTLQENEFLGGISLPLGRLDLTNETIEWFPLGNVR
- the Pi3k68d gene encoding phosphatidylinositol 4-phosphate 3-kinase C2 domain-containing subunit beta isoform X6, with the protein product MSHYSRNTCDQKTAVIDHEKKYQEDLEQAKALSLESLALEKYRLEKLRLELSNVQQACLAQNNVCNTNSVSETDSLQGERLQCRSRPRPGSINTNQKSTVILAPPPPIPCRRNSTTTASNQDSSTDLINFTSPVKQDNLAEYCSAPPPPPPKAASLEPKWDTHPSLLKKQSRVSRSNSSVSAYHSRDFRYHSLSPGPRSSTAPCTPGTPGISPIMSRASSVSNNVPDIAPQIPPLPMNYRPTVPPAICGTPFLDDEKLNVLKVIEKKPNSNLIDLNSFEQTEDKTNVRVSVLEAFDPLLIKTDNGNNSIPEHKDDSQSQVSGSVYDPFDPFDYMYSTNESVNSDPVYAAVEKSAKSPAVSPAAPPPLPPRNSSAWNTIERRRTSLDRRKRQTRLYENLTVIKTRSSLHDCDLKAFHNMIKSIRSEFPFNNPSTNIGYVVSPIMENLYPDGTSIKLVVHPQLLNNDKDPVSSITFTCNVNCSVEHVILNVACSLEDEDTVNVEKYCLRVWGLAEYLAPNTTLAQYEYIHLCIKLEKDIELAIMSRAQIKQSIARTLQDDNCDQTLKLEDILPNEPSQPISYDTLVILLETVEKEMERVETAALQLATTNQGSTLLPQLQPHGVVQAVKAVCALMGNIETFEITEAIDNFVNACCQFLPQAHTANIDCKKPEIIHEDGDYAVVTLRKKFPDVIASHCHKIRDAIQELVETYCHAFRVDFQLNNKGEFSTNTLIATEVIDTILVRVGALHRLPTTWKHDDYIVAAQIFHGTRPVGNPVLSEPMTVSTNFYPRILFNSWLEFRGISVCQVPREARLVLVLYGRTLQPAEHESNSSAENAMQKEELGWGAIQFFDYDGVMSQGSFFLSLWPAIADKRLGPAPAPGIHPRGDTHPIIGVELPDYGGKVLFPNSSELRDYDVESLDFNSLDQNTQELLIDITQQDTFSRPPIDEREILWEKRHYLHDRPEALPKVLLAAHSWDWACLPDLHASLRIWSPLPPVQALQLLLPCFPDMKVREMAVDWIRELSNDELVDYLPQLLQAMKHETYEASPLTRFLLERALLSPRVAHYIYWLLNQALPGQSPQVQNSGEIAAEDDKAISCARYQRRLQLMLRALLAVIGDALRKSFLTQQLLVKNLHEVAENIKITKESLRMDTLKTGLQNIHCQLMEDDGTCLPLSPSKLVFGINVQTCAYFPSFTLPLKINFISCDNVISPAIFKVGDDLQQDMLTLQMVRIMDKLWLKEGLDLKMVTFACVPTGHKRGMIEMVTDAETLRKIQVEFGLTGSFKDRPIAEWLAKHNSSELEYERAVENFTASCAGYSVATYILGICDRHNDNIMLKTSGHLFHIDFGKFLGDAQMFGNFKRDRTPFVLTSDMAYVINGGDKPSAKFHHFVDLCCQAFNIVRKHGNLILHLFGLMTSSGIPGVTVDAVSYVQKALLPGQTNPEAAATFARMIESSLKSWFTQFNFFLHNLAQMRFSGEHTEGELLSFIPRTYTMQQEGELTSVQVHGYQKRYDPEKYYMYILRIQRKGQPDPTYLFRSYKEFCEFYQKLCIHFPLAKVTSLPSGMSVGRSNIKQVADKRRADIEKFLVSLFKMAPEISQSDLVYTFFHPLLRDQKNPDIRLRKVKVGNNWWAEKRVRDNVQSGQIKLALHYVRGTLSVMVCHARGLPKVANAQEPNTYVKVYLKPDPTKATKRKTKVVKKNCHPSFMEMLEYRMPLEVIRERTLEATIWNHDTLQENEFLGGISLPLGRLDLTNETIEWFPLGNVR
- the Pi3k68d gene encoding phosphatidylinositol 4-phosphate 3-kinase C2 domain-containing subunit beta isoform X7 yields the protein MSHYSRNTCDQKTAVIDHEKKYQEDLEQAKALSLESLALEKYRLEKLRLELSNVQQACLAQNNVCNTNSVSETDSLQGERLQCRSRPRPGSINTNQKSTVILAPPPPIPCRRNSTTTASNQDSSTDLINFTSPVKQDNLAEYCSAPPPPPPKAASLEPKWDTHPSLLKKQSRVSRSNSSVSAYHSRDFRYHSLSPGPRSSTAPCTPGTPGISPIMSRASSVSNNVPDIAPQIPPLPMNYRPTVPPAICGTPFLDDEKLNVLKVIEKKPNSNLIDLNSFEQTEDKTNVRVSVLEAFDPLLIKTDNGNNSIPEHKDDSQSQVSGSVYDPFDPFDYMYSTNESVNSDPVYAAVEKSAKSPAVSPAAPPPLPPRNSSAWNTIERRRTSLDRRKRQTRLYENLTVIKTRSSLHDCDLKAFHNMIKSIRSEFPFNNPSTNIGYVVSPIMENLYPDGTSIKLVVHPQLLNNDKDPVSSITFTCNVNCSVEHVILNVACSLEDEDTVNVEKYCLRVWGLAEYLAPNTTLAQYEYIHLCIKLEKDIELAIMSRAQIKQSIARTLQDDNCDQTLKLEDILPNEPSQPISYDTLVILLETVEKEMERVETAALQLATTNQGSTLLPQLQPHGVVQAVKAVCALMGNIETFEITEAIDNFVNACCQFLPQAHTANIDCKKPEIIHEDGDYAVVTLRKKFPDVIASHCHKIRDAIQELVETYCHAFRVDFQLNNKGEFSTNTLIATEVIDTILVRVGALHRLPTTWKHDDYIVAAQIFHGTRPVGNPVLSEPMTVSTNFYPRILFNSWLEFRGISVCQVPREARLVLVLYGRTLQPAEHESNSSAENAMQKEELGWGAIQFFDYDGVMSQGSFFLSLWPAIADKRLGPAPAPGIHPRGDTHPIIGVELPDYGGKVLFPNSSELRDYDVESLDFNSLDQNTQELLIDITQQDTFSRPPIDEREILWEKRHYLHDRPEALPKVLLAAHSWDWACLPDLHASLRIWSPLPPVQALQLLLPCFPDMKVREMAVDWIRELSNDELVDYLPQLLQAMKHETYEASPLTRFLLERALLSPRVAHYIYWLLNQALPGQSPQNSGEIAAEDDKAISCARYQRRLQLMLRALLAVIGDALRKSFLTQQLLVKNLHEVAENIKITKESLRMDTLKTGLQNIHCQLMEDDGTCLPLSPSKLVFGINVQTCAYFPSFTLPLKINFISCDNVISPAIFKVGDDLQQDMLTLQMVRIMDKLWLKEGLDLKMVTFACVPTGHKRGMIEMVTDAETLRKIQVEFGLTGSFKDRPIAEWLAKHNSSELEYERAVENFTASCAGYSVATYILGICDRHNDNIMLKTSGHLFHIDFGKFLGDAQMFGNFKRDRTPFVLTSDMAYVINGGDKPSAKFHHFVDLCCQAFNIVRKHGNLILHLFGLMTSSGIPGVTVDAVSYVQKALLPGQTNPEAAATFARMIESSLKSWFTQFNFFLHNLAQMRFSGEHTEGELLSFIPRTYTMQQEGELTSVQVHGYQKRYDPEKYYMYILRIQRKGQPDPTYLFRSYKEFCEFYQKLCIHFPLAKVTSLPSGMSVGRSNIKQVADKRRADIEKFLVSLFKMAPEISQSDLVYTFFHPLLRDQKNPDIRLRKVKVGNNWWAEKRVRDNVQSGQIKLALHYVRGTLSVMVCHARGLPKVANAQEPNTYVKVYLKPDPTKATKRKTKVVKKNCHPSFMEMLEYRMPLEVIRERTLEATIWNHDTLQENEFLGGISLPLGRLDLTNETIEWFPLGNVR
- the Pi3k68d gene encoding phosphatidylinositol 4-phosphate 3-kinase C2 domain-containing subunit beta isoform X1, with amino-acid sequence MSHYSRNTCDQKTAVIDHEKKYQEDLEQAKALSLESLALEKYRLEKLRLELSNVQQACLAQNNVCNTNSVSETDSLQGERLQCRSRPRPGSINTNQKSTVILAPPPPIPCRRNSTTTASNQDSSTDLINFTSPVKQDNLAEYCSAPPPPPPKAASLEPKWDTHPSLLKKQSRVSRSNSSVSAYHSRDFRYHSLSPGPRSSTAPCTPGTPGISPIMSRASSVSNNVPDIAPQPAWKSVIFKHFFFTQIPPLPMNYRPTVPPAICGTPFLDDEKLNVLKVIEKKPNSNLIDLNSFEQTEDKTNVRVSVLEAFDPLLIKTDNGNNSIPEHKDDSQSQVSGSVYDPFDPFDYMYSTNESVNSDPVYAAVEKSAKSPAVSPAAPPPLPPRNSSAWNTIERRRTSLDRRQKRQTRLYENLTVIKTRSSLHDCDLKAFHNMIKSIRSEFPFNNPSTNIGYVVSPIMENLYPDGTSIKLVVHPQLLNNDKDPVSSITFTCNVNCSVEHVILNVACSLEDEDTVNVEKYCLRVWGLAEYLAPNTTLAQYEYIHLCIKLEKDIELAIMSRAQIKQSIARTLQDDNCDQTLKLEDILPNEPSQPISYDTLVILLETVEKEMERVETAALQLATTNQGSTLLPQLQPHGVVQAVKAVCALMGNIETFEITEAIDNFVNACCQFLPQAHTANIDCKKPEIIHEDGDYAVVTLRKKFPDVIASHCHKIRDAIQELVETYCHAFRVDFQLNNKGEFSTNTLIATEVIDTILVRVGALHRLPTTWKHDDYIVAAQIFHGTRPVGNPVLSEPMTVSTNFYPRILFNSWLEFRGISVCQVPREARLVLVLYGRTLQPAEHESNSSAENAMQKEELGWGAIQFFDYDGVMSQGSFFLSLWPAIADKRLGPAPAPGIHPRGDTHPIIGVELPDYGGKVLFPNSSELRDYDVESLDFNSLDQNTQELLIDITQQDTFSRPPIDEREILWEKRHYLHDRPEALPKVLLAAHSWDWACLPDLHASLRIWSPLPPVQALQLLLPCFPDMKVREMAVDWIRELSNDELVDYLPQLLQAMKHETYEASPLTRFLLERALLSPRVAHYIYWLLNQALPGQSPQVQNSGEIAAEDDKAISCARYQRRLQLMLRALLAVIGDALRKSFLTQQLLVKNLHEVAENIKITKESLRMDTLKTGLQNIHCQLMEDDGTCLPLSPSKLVFGINVQTCAYFPSFTLPLKINFISCDNVISPAIFKVGDDLQQDMLTLQMVRIMDKLWLKEGLDLKMVTFACVPTGHKRGMIEMVTDAETLRKIQVEFGLTGSFKDRPIAEWLAKHNSSELEYERAVENFTASCAGYSVATYILGICDRHNDNIMLKTSGHLFHIDFGKFLGDAQMFGNFKRDRTPFVLTSDMAYVINGGDKPSAKFHHFVDLCCQAFNIVRKHGNLILHLFGLMTSSGIPGVTVDAVSYVQKALLPGQTNPEAAATFARMIESSLKSWFTQFNFFLHNLAQMRFSGEHTEGELLSFIPRTYTMQQEGELTSVQVHGYQKRYDPEKYYMYILRIQRKGQPDPTYLFRSYKEFCEFYQKLCIHFPLAKVTSLPSGMSVGRSNIKQVADKRRADIEKFLVSLFKMAPEISQSDLVYTFFHPLLRDQKNPDIRLRKVKVGNNWWAEKRVRDNVQSGQIKLALHYVRGTLSVMVCHARGLPKVANAQEPNTYVKVYLKPDPTKATKRKTKVVKKNCHPSFMEMLEYRMPLEVIRERTLEATIWNHDTLQENEFLGGISLPLGRLDLTNETIEWFPLGNVR